The Xanthobacter flavus genome includes a window with the following:
- the pqqE gene encoding pyrroloquinoline quinone biosynthesis protein PqqE produces the protein MSGIGSDIRTEVREAPRPAVAPPVGHPIGILAELTHRCPLRCPYCSNPLELERREAELDTATWKRVLSEAAALGILHVHLSGGEPTARPDLVELTAHCAAEGLYTNLITSGIGRASGMIDALSDAGLDHVQLSVQGASAETGDRIGGYKGGHAAKLEFARKVTDLGLPLTLNAVIHRGNIHEVEDIIALAVALKARRLEVAHTQYYGWAYANRAALMPARPDVDHSVALVEEARRRLEGILVIDMVIPDYYARYPKPCSGGWGRRTLNVTPTGRVLPCHAAESIPNLEFWSVRDHALGDIWRASPAFNAFRGTDWMREPCRSCDRREMDFGGCRCQAMALVGDAAATDPACSLSPFHARVEALATGEAAAVAPDYVYRTIGGAPAKTPEGAAS, from the coding sequence ATGAGCGGGATCGGCAGCGATATCCGTACCGAGGTGCGCGAGGCGCCCCGCCCGGCGGTGGCGCCCCCGGTCGGCCATCCCATCGGCATCCTCGCCGAGCTGACCCATCGCTGCCCCCTGCGCTGTCCCTATTGCTCCAACCCGCTGGAGCTGGAGCGCCGCGAGGCGGAGCTGGACACCGCCACCTGGAAGCGGGTGCTGAGCGAGGCGGCGGCGCTGGGCATCCTCCACGTCCACCTCTCCGGCGGCGAGCCGACCGCCCGGCCAGACCTCGTGGAGCTGACCGCCCATTGCGCGGCGGAGGGGCTCTACACCAACCTCATCACCTCCGGCATCGGTCGCGCCTCCGGCATGATCGACGCGCTCTCGGATGCGGGGCTCGACCATGTGCAGCTCTCCGTGCAGGGGGCGAGCGCCGAGACCGGCGACCGCATCGGCGGATACAAGGGCGGCCACGCGGCGAAGCTGGAATTCGCCCGCAAGGTCACCGACCTCGGCCTGCCCCTGACGCTCAATGCCGTCATCCATCGCGGCAACATCCATGAGGTGGAGGACATCATCGCCCTTGCCGTGGCGCTGAAGGCCCGCCGGCTGGAGGTGGCGCACACCCAGTATTACGGCTGGGCCTATGCGAACCGCGCTGCCCTCATGCCCGCCCGCCCGGACGTGGATCATTCCGTGGCGCTGGTGGAGGAGGCGCGGCGGCGGCTCGAAGGCATCCTCGTCATCGACATGGTGATCCCGGACTATTACGCCCGCTATCCCAAGCCCTGCTCCGGCGGCTGGGGGCGGCGCACGCTGAATGTCACGCCCACCGGCCGGGTGCTGCCCTGCCATGCGGCGGAAAGCATCCCGAACCTCGAATTCTGGTCCGTGCGCGACCACGCGCTGGGCGATATCTGGCGTGCCTCGCCGGCCTTCAACGCCTTTCGCGGCACCGACTGGATGCGCGAGCCCTGCCGCAGCTGCGACCGGCGGGAGATGGACTTCGGCGGCTGCCGCTGCCAGGCCATGGCGCTGGTGGGTGATGCGGCGGCGACCGACCCGGCCTGCTCGCTCTCGCCCTTCCACGCCCGCGTCGAGGCGCTGGCGACGGGGGAGGCGGCGGCGGTCGCCCCGGATTACGTCTATCGCACCATCGGCGGGGCGCCCGCGAAGACGCCCGAAGGAGCCGCATCGTGA
- the pqqD gene encoding pyrroloquinoline quinone biosynthesis peptide chaperone PqqD, translated as MRAEETDVPRLPRGVKLKYDQVRARHVLLAPERAFDIDEIAAAVLELVDGKRTCAEIVDALAARYDEKREVIADDVKDMIGSLIARRVIET; from the coding sequence ATGCGCGCCGAGGAAACCGACGTTCCGCGCCTGCCCCGTGGCGTGAAGCTCAAATACGATCAGGTGCGCGCCCGCCATGTGCTGCTGGCGCCGGAGCGGGCGTTCGACATCGACGAGATCGCCGCCGCCGTGCTGGAACTGGTGGACGGAAAGCGCACCTGCGCCGAGATCGTGGATGCCCTCGCCGCCCGCTACGACGAAAAGCGCGAGGTGATCGCCGATGACGTCAAGGACATGATCGGCAGCCTCATCGCGCGCCGGGTGATCGAGACATGA
- the pqqC gene encoding pyrroloquinoline-quinone synthase PqqC codes for MSAQATVRVLAEAADLPADFPPLPAPQEPLSPEGLEAALRAVGATRYHNLHPFHKLLHSGRLNRDQVRAWALNRYCYQSAIPRKDAALMARCDDRELRREWLHRITDHDGFGADSGGIERWLVLTDGLGLDRDYVVSREGALPATKFAVEAYVRFVAENTLLEAVASSLTELFAPGIHAERISGMLEHYDFINETVVAYFRRRLDQAPKDADFALEYVKQHARTAAEQRAVIRALTFKTEVLWAQLDALYLAYVAPGWPAPGAWRPGVAIVGE; via the coding sequence ATGAGCGCGCAAGCCACCGTCCGGGTGCTGGCCGAAGCGGCCGATCTTCCCGCCGATTTCCCGCCTTTGCCCGCGCCGCAGGAGCCCCTCTCCCCAGAAGGGCTTGAGGCGGCGCTGCGCGCGGTGGGCGCGACGCGCTACCACAACCTCCACCCCTTCCATAAGCTGCTGCATTCCGGCCGGCTGAACCGCGATCAGGTCCGCGCCTGGGCGCTCAACCGCTACTGTTACCAGTCCGCCATCCCCCGCAAGGATGCGGCGCTGATGGCCCGCTGCGACGACCGCGAGCTGCGCCGGGAATGGCTGCACCGCATCACCGACCATGACGGCTTCGGCGCGGATTCCGGCGGCATCGAGCGCTGGCTGGTGCTGACAGACGGCCTCGGCCTCGACCGGGATTATGTGGTCTCCAGGGAAGGCGCCCTGCCGGCCACCAAGTTCGCGGTGGAAGCCTATGTGCGCTTCGTGGCGGAGAACACCTTGCTGGAGGCGGTGGCCTCCTCGCTCACCGAGTTGTTCGCGCCGGGCATCCATGCCGAGCGCATCTCGGGGATGCTGGAGCACTACGATTTCATCAACGAGACCGTCGTCGCCTATTTCCGCCGCCGCCTCGACCAGGCGCCGAAGGATGCGGACTTCGCCCTCGAATACGTGAAGCAGCACGCCCGCACGGCGGCCGAGCAGCGCGCCGTCATCCGCGCCCTCACCTTCAAGACCGAGGTGCTGTGGGCGCAGCTGGACGCGCTCTATCTCGCCTATGTGGCGCCGGGTTGGCCCGCGCCGGGTGCCTGGCGACCGGGCGTCGCCATCGTCGGGGAATGA
- the pqqB gene encoding pyrroloquinoline quinone biosynthesis protein PqqB — protein MQVIVLGSAAGGGVPQWNCRCPVCQLAWMGDPRVTPRTQSSIAVSEDGASWVLLNASPDLRAQIAATRALQPRVDGRDSPIRAVVLTNGDVDHIAGLLTLREQQAFEVYGTADTLTLIAQNQVFDVVSRALVRREPVSFDVPFSPVPGLTMEFFTVPGKVPLWREDASLVIGEESGSTVGVTITSAGRRLVYVPGCAAVTDGLRRRIAGADLLFFDGTLYRDDEMITAGIGTKTGARMGHLSMSGTDGTVALLADLPVARRVFIHINNTNPALIDGSDEHRAVESAGWTVARDGMEFTL, from the coding sequence ATGCAGGTGATCGTTCTCGGTTCAGCGGCCGGCGGCGGCGTTCCCCAGTGGAACTGCCGCTGTCCGGTGTGCCAACTGGCATGGATGGGTGATCCACGGGTCACACCCCGCACCCAGTCGAGCATCGCCGTCTCGGAGGACGGTGCCTCGTGGGTGCTCCTGAATGCCTCGCCCGATCTGCGGGCCCAGATCGCCGCGACCCGGGCGCTTCAGCCTCGGGTGGATGGCCGCGACAGCCCCATTCGCGCCGTCGTCCTCACCAATGGTGACGTGGACCACATCGCCGGTCTGCTGACCTTGCGGGAGCAGCAGGCGTTCGAGGTATACGGCACGGCCGACACGCTCACGCTGATCGCGCAGAACCAGGTCTTCGACGTGGTGTCCAGGGCGCTGGTGCGCCGGGAGCCCGTCTCGTTCGACGTGCCGTTCTCGCCGGTGCCGGGCCTGACCATGGAATTCTTCACCGTGCCCGGCAAGGTGCCGCTCTGGCGCGAGGATGCTTCTCTCGTGATCGGCGAGGAATCCGGCTCCACCGTGGGTGTGACGATCACGTCCGCCGGACGCCGTCTCGTCTACGTGCCTGGCTGTGCCGCCGTGACGGATGGCCTGCGCCGGCGCATCGCCGGGGCCGACCTTCTGTTCTTCGACGGCACGCTCTACCGCGACGACGAGATGATCACCGCCGGCATCGGCACCAAGACGGGCGCGCGCATGGGGCACCTCTCCATGTCCGGCACGGATGGCACGGTGGCGCTGCTTGCCGATCTGCCGGTGGCGCGCCGGGTGTTCATTCACATCAACAACACCAATCCCGCGCTGATCGATGGCTCCGATGAGCACCGCGCCGTGGAATCGGCCGGCTGGACGGTCGCCCGGGATGGAATGGAGTTCACCCTATGA
- the pqqA gene encoding pyrroloquinoline quinone precursor peptide PqqA, with protein MRWNKPQVCEVCVGMEVTAYLPADF; from the coding sequence ATGCGCTGGAACAAGCCCCAGGTCTGCGAAGTCTGCGTCGGCATGGAAGTCACTGCTTACCTGCCGGCCGATTTCTGA
- a CDS encoding response regulator transcription factor has protein sequence MNILVVEDDSDIGAMLSRGLSAEGFDVTVVGRADEALETARQYNPCAVVLDMMLPDGSGIDVCRALRSAGHSGPILFLSAKDEVHDRAEGLGAGADDYIVKPFVFGELVARLRTHLLHRLGESHADRVMAGRLVLDPSTRTAKFGEVHVRLTEREADLLALLMASPNRPIARGEIFDRLWASQGGASLNVVDVYVGYLRTKLAPVGRAGGPQVATVRGRGFMLDLSAPSPH, from the coding sequence ATGAACATCCTGGTGGTGGAAGACGACAGCGACATTGGCGCCATGCTGAGCCGCGGCCTCTCCGCCGAGGGGTTCGACGTGACCGTCGTGGGCCGCGCCGACGAGGCCCTGGAGACGGCGCGGCAATACAATCCCTGCGCCGTGGTGCTCGACATGATGCTGCCGGACGGCTCCGGCATCGATGTGTGCCGGGCGCTGCGCAGCGCGGGCCACTCCGGCCCCATCCTGTTCCTGAGCGCCAAGGATGAGGTGCATGACCGTGCCGAGGGCCTCGGCGCCGGGGCCGACGACTACATCGTCAAGCCGTTCGTGTTTGGTGAGCTGGTGGCGCGGCTGCGCACCCATCTCCTGCATCGCCTCGGCGAAAGCCACGCCGACCGCGTGATGGCGGGGCGGCTCGTGCTTGATCCCTCCACCCGCACGGCGAAGTTCGGCGAGGTGCATGTGCGGCTCACCGAGCGCGAGGCTGACCTTCTGGCCCTGCTCATGGCCAGCCCCAACCGCCCGATCGCCCGCGGCGAGATCTTCGACCGGCTCTGGGCCAGCCAGGGCGGCGCCTCACTAAACGTGGTGGACGTCTACGTGGGCTATCTGCGCACCAAGCTCGCGCCGGTGGGGCGCGCGGGCGGCCCCCAGGTGGCGACAGTGCGGGGACGCGGCTTCATGCTCGACCTGTCCGCACCGTCACCGCACTGA
- a CDS encoding sensor histidine kinase: MRSIRFKLAALAGATAVLAVLAGLSLLIALRAVDGALEAAISAQQRLDVLTEISARLSDYGLAAIAATESPTVSAGRLEDTRSRVSALLEASTVKAAQAAPDMQNGLRPQERLLARLRADFISLDRQITAATRDPDPARRGDRVRGSLNAFAASAGPTLSLLVESERRGVTAAREEAVALADRLRIGAVAMALAVFAAALVLYRALAQPLLGRLREIDRAAAAIGRGDLSARLAIGQRDELGVLTARFNRMAALLARRERKVAQDRAELEKTITDRTADLTEANARLAAIDASRRRFFADVSHELRTPLTVIIGECDVTQRAPAIPESVSRTVLATIRKRAGMLHRRVEDLLRVARSESGEIELVFQDTPLAPLLADAVAGLEPVARRQGVALVLHAPEPAFLVHADREWLRQVVEGVIDNALRHGRPLTRVTVAVTHGTDADGHGVDTISITDDGCGIAPDARTRLFARGARLGAGEGFGLGLALADWVVTRHGGRITLEDGEKGGTRVAIALPQAAAAPGETAAEPRPTA, translated from the coding sequence ATGCGATCCATCCGTTTCAAACTGGCCGCGCTGGCGGGCGCGACAGCCGTGCTGGCGGTGCTCGCGGGCCTGAGCCTGCTCATCGCCTTGCGGGCCGTGGACGGGGCGCTGGAGGCGGCCATCTCGGCCCAGCAGCGCCTCGACGTGCTGACAGAGATCTCGGCCCGCTTGTCCGATTACGGCCTCGCCGCCATCGCCGCCACCGAAAGCCCGACGGTGAGCGCCGGCCGGCTGGAGGACACGCGCTCGCGCGTCTCGGCCCTGCTGGAAGCCTCCACAGTGAAGGCGGCGCAGGCGGCGCCCGACATGCAGAACGGTCTGAGGCCGCAGGAGCGACTGCTGGCCCGGCTGCGGGCGGACTTCATCTCGCTGGACCGTCAGATCACCGCCGCGACCCGTGATCCTGATCCCGCCCGCCGGGGCGACCGGGTGCGCGGCTCCCTCAATGCGTTTGCGGCCTCGGCCGGGCCGACGCTTTCCCTGCTTGTGGAGAGCGAGCGGCGCGGCGTCACCGCCGCGCGGGAGGAAGCCGTGGCTCTGGCCGACCGGCTGCGGATCGGCGCGGTGGCCATGGCGCTGGCGGTGTTCGCGGCGGCGCTGGTGCTGTATCGCGCGCTGGCCCAGCCGCTGCTCGGCCGGCTGCGGGAGATCGACCGGGCCGCCGCGGCCATCGGTCGCGGCGATCTTTCCGCCCGCCTCGCCATCGGCCAGCGCGACGAACTGGGCGTGCTGACGGCCCGCTTCAACCGCATGGCCGCCCTGCTGGCGCGGCGCGAGCGCAAGGTCGCGCAGGACCGGGCGGAGCTGGAAAAGACCATCACCGACCGCACGGCGGACCTGACCGAGGCCAATGCCCGCCTGGCCGCCATCGATGCCTCCCGGCGGCGCTTCTTCGCCGATGTGAGCCATGAGCTGCGCACGCCGCTGACCGTCATCATCGGCGAGTGCGACGTCACCCAGCGGGCGCCGGCCATCCCGGAGAGCGTGAGCCGCACGGTCCTCGCCACCATCCGCAAGCGCGCGGGCATGCTCCACCGCCGGGTGGAGGATCTGCTGCGGGTCGCCCGTTCCGAGAGTGGGGAGATCGAGCTGGTGTTTCAGGACACGCCCCTTGCACCATTGCTTGCCGACGCGGTGGCGGGGCTGGAGCCGGTGGCGCGGCGGCAAGGCGTGGCGCTGGTGCTGCACGCGCCGGAGCCGGCGTTTCTCGTGCATGCCGATCGCGAATGGCTGCGGCAGGTGGTGGAAGGGGTCATCGACAACGCCTTGCGCCACGGACGCCCGCTCACCCGCGTCACCGTGGCGGTCACGCACGGGACGGATGCGGACGGGCATGGGGTGGACACCATCAGCATCACCGACGACGGGTGCGGCATTGCGCCCGACGCCCGGACCCGCCTGTTCGCGCGCGGCGCGCGGCTGGGCGCTGGCGAGGGTTTCGGCCTGGGCCTTGCCCTCGCCGATTGGGTGGTGACGCGGCACGGCGGACGTATCACACTGGAGGACGGGGAGAAGGGTGGCACCCGGGTGGCGATCGCGCTCCCGCAGGCCGCCGCAGCGCCCGGCGAGACCGCAGCCGAGCCCCGACCGACCGCGTGA
- the secB gene encoding protein-export chaperone SecB, whose amino-acid sequence MASQNGGPNPNAAPSLNVLAQYIKDFSFENPNAPRSLAAPPAQPDVSIQIHVNAKPGGNGEFEVELKIDGGASVEGNTLFAFELVYAGVFRILNIPEQSLQPVVLIECPRLLFPFARQIIADAVRNGGFPPLMIDPVDFAALYQQRLQAEAERLQAGQA is encoded by the coding sequence ATGGCCTCGCAGAATGGCGGCCCCAACCCGAATGCGGCGCCGTCGCTGAACGTGCTCGCGCAGTATATCAAGGATTTCTCCTTCGAGAATCCGAACGCGCCGCGTTCGCTTGCCGCTCCCCCGGCCCAGCCCGACGTCAGCATCCAGATCCACGTCAACGCCAAGCCCGGCGGCAATGGCGAGTTCGAGGTCGAGCTGAAGATCGACGGCGGCGCGAGCGTCGAAGGCAACACCCTGTTCGCCTTCGAGCTGGTCTATGCCGGCGTGTTCCGCATCCTCAACATCCCCGAGCAGAGCCTGCAGCCGGTGGTGCTCATCGAGTGCCCGCGCCTGCTGTTCCCGTTCGCCCGCCAGATCATCGCCGACGCCGTGCGCAACGGCGGCTTCCCGCCCCTGATGATCGATCCGGTGGACTTCGCCGCCCTTTACCAGCAGCGCCTCCAGGCGGAAGCCGAGCGTCTCCAGGCCGGCCAGGCCTGA
- a CDS encoding DUF1674 domain-containing protein has translation MDDTTIPPRKPLSEAAKRALAEAEARRAAIDAAQKDRPKEINGRNGPEPVRYGDWEVGGIATDF, from the coding sequence ATGGACGATACCACCATCCCGCCACGCAAGCCGCTGAGCGAGGCCGCCAAGCGCGCGCTGGCCGAGGCCGAGGCCCGCCGTGCGGCCATCGACGCCGCCCAGAAGGACCGGCCCAAGGAGATCAACGGCCGGAACGGACCGGAGCCCGTGCGTTACGGCGACTGGGAAGTCGGCGGCATCGCCACCGACTTCTGA